One part of the Eucalyptus grandis isolate ANBG69807.140 chromosome 10, ASM1654582v1, whole genome shotgun sequence genome encodes these proteins:
- the LOC104423001 gene encoding solute carrier family 25 member 44 yields the protein MNLSAAEEESEKEIHIPADIDWQMLDKSKFFVLGAALFSGVSATLYPIVLLKTRQQVAQSEVPCVRTAFTIVRHEGFRALYRGFGTSLMGTIPARALYMGALEVTKSNVGSATVQLGFSEPTAAAIANAMAGLSAAMAAQLVWTPVDVVSQRLMVQGACHGPSNSGVSSNASACKYLNGIDAFRKILKTDGLRGLYRGFGISILTYAPSNAVWWASYSVAQRVVWDGIGCYYYKKDGQSNENGSNAIKPDSKMVMAVQGVSAAMAGGVSALITTPLDTIKTRLQVLDSEENGRRGPTIGQTIRNLVKEGGWMACYRGLGPRWASMSMSATTMITTYEFLKRLSAKNQDGLR from the coding sequence ATGAATTTGAGCGCGGCcgaggaggaatccgagaaggagatcCACATTCCTGCCGACATCGATTGGCAGATGCTCGACAAGTCCAAGTTCTTCGTCCTCGGCGCGGCGCTCTTCTCCGGTGTCTCCGCGACGCTGTACCCGATCGTGCTGCTGAAGACGCGGCAGCAGGTGGCTCAATCCGAGGTCCCTTGCGTGCGGACGGCGTTCACCATCGTCCGGCACGAGGGTTTTAGGGCTCTGTACAGGGGATTCGGGACTTCCCTGATGGGTACCATTCCCGCCCGGGCTCTCTACATGGGAGCCCTGGAGGTCACCAAGAGTAATGTCGGATCGGCCACTGTACAGCTAGGGTTCTCGGAGCCCACCGCGGCGGCTATTGCTAATGCCATGGCGGGGTTAAGCGCGGCGATGGCTGCGCAGCTTGTTTGGACTCCGGTCGATGTCGTGAGCCAGAGGCTCATGGTGCAGGGTGCTTGTCATGGCCCTTCTAACTCGGGTGTTTCCTCCAATGCGTCGGCTTGTAAATATCTCAATGGAATCGATGCTTTCAGGAAGATACTCAAAACTGATGGTTTAAGGGGCTTGTATAGAGGTTTCGGAATATCGATCTTGACGTATGCGCCGTCGAATGCAGTTTGGTGGGCATCATACTCTGTCGCGCAACGCGTCGTGTGGGACGGAATTGGCTGCTATTATTACAAGAAGGATGGTCAGAGCAATGAGAACGGCAGCAATGCAATTAAGCCGGATTCGAAAATGGTGATGGCGGTTCAGGGGGTCAGCGCGGCCATGGCAGGCGGGGTGTCGGCTCTAATCACGACGCCCCTGGATACAATCAAGACGAGGCTGCAAGTTTTAGACAGCGAGGAGAACGGGAGGCGGGGACCGACCATCGGACAGACCATTAGGAACTTGGTTAAGGAAGGCGGTTGGATGGCTTGTTACAGAGGTCTGGGGCCGAGATGGGCTTCCATGTCGATGTCGGCGACCACAATGATCACTACCTACGAGTTTCTGAAACGGCTCTCGGCGAAGAATCAAGACGGTTTGAGGTGA